TTTTAAAACACTTTTCACCCACATTTTTATCAATTTCACTATTATTGGGTTAAAATTAAACATGTCATGCGCACCATCGAATTAAATCAGCTCAAGTTTAAGGTTTGTCATGGCTTATTTAAATTAGAAGAGACTGTCCCACAAGAATTTGTATTGGACATTAAATTGGAGATGCCATCTTACTTAACTTACCCCATCCAATTGGCAGAAACCACGGATTATACGGAGGTTTATCCATTGATCGCATCCATTATGCATCAGAGGGAAGAACTGATTGAAAATCTTGTACTTAAAATTAATCAACAGGTACTTGCCTCATTTCCTGAAGTCGTAAGCATTCATTGCAGAATTACCAAATGGCCTGCATTGGGTGGACCTGGCCATGTTGTTTTTGAAGCAAGAGACTGCAGGTAAGTTTAGTAATGATATTGTTAGCAAAGTTCCTTTTGCTCCAAATTATTAGTAACTTTGACCTTAAATATTCAATCCAATGCATCGTACTGTTCCTTTTTTAATGCTAATCCTATCTGCGCTGACAGAGCTTACATCTCAGTCGAATTATCAAGTAATCAGAAGTCACTCCTTGTTTTCAGAACATTTGACCATAAGGACACAAAAGCCCACCGGTCACACAAAACAAGAAATGGCCCTGACCATCAATGAGGCAATGGGTATTGATGCTGAATGGGAATTTATAAATTCGTATGTAGATCCTTATGAAATAGAACACCATAGATTTCAGCAAAAGGAAAAGGGATATTCAGTGCTTGGCAAACAAATGATAGTTCACATAAAAAATAAAATTATTTTTGAAATTAGCGGTAAAGTTTTAATAGATAAAGTCATTCTTCCTACTGCTCTGAAGACAGCCGATGAGGCTTTCCAAATGGCACAAAAGTATGCAGGCATTCCAAACCGAAAAAATATCAATCTTAGAAAAGATCAGACTCAGGCTCCGGAATTGGTCATCATCAACAGAAATTATCCGAATGAGGGAGGTGAATATCGATTGTCTTGGAAAGTGCATATTCATGAAGAAGTCCCTCATGATCTACGTAAGATTTTTGTAGATGCTGAAAATGGGGAACTTTTATTAAACATGGATTTAATGATGAACTGCGGAGGAGAAAAAGGAAAGATGCATACACTTTTTCATGGAGTGCAGGATGTGGAAACAGAAAAGGACGGTGAAGTTTTTATTACAAAGGACTTTAGCCGGGGTGATGGAATTGTGGTGCGAAGCGTTAGGGGAAATTATTTCCAGGATGATGACAATGTTTGGGTGGAAGGCCATCGAGATCACATCAATGGGGCATATGATTTGTTCTGGGGACTGCAATCAACTTTTGATTATTTTCTGAATCGGTTTTCAAGAAAAGGAATTGACGATAAAAACATTATTACACAGGCGATATTATTGGACACCGGGATATACAATAATGCATTTTGGGATTCCAATTTGAAGACTTTGAACTTTGGACTTGGAAATGGAACAAGTGTGAAACCTTTTACGAGTGTTGATATTGTTGCCCACGAGTACGCTCATGGAGTCACCCAATTTACTGCAGGGTTGGAATATTTGTATGAATCTGGGGCATTGAATGAATCCTTCAGTGATATTTTTGGCAAAGCCGTAGAGCATGAATACGATGGTGCAAATTTTAACTGGTTGTTAGGAAATAAAATTTATGCCAATCCCAATCAAGCCATCAGGAGTATGGAAGATCCAAACAGATTTAATAACCCAAAGTATTATCGGGGAAGATTTTGGGTGGGAGGAAGTTCTGACAATGGTGGTGTACATTCCAATAGCGGGATACTAAATCATTGGTATTTTTTGTTGAGTGAAGGTGGAGAGGGAATCAATGAAGGTAACAGAAGTTTTAAGGTGCGAAAAATGGGAATAGATACAGCTACATTGATTGCCTATCATTTGTTGAGAGATTATTTGACTCCAACTTCCAATTATGCGGATGCGCGTTTTTCTTGCCTGCAAATGTTGGCTTCTTGGTGGGGTCTTTGTTCCGAGCAGTATCTGAATGTAGCGGAAGCATGGAAAGCTGTTGGTATCGGCACCAATCCTCTGGAGGGCGATGTGCAATTGGTTACCGAGAGAACACTTTTCACAGTATGCCGTGATGGCCTTGTCCAATTGCCATCCATCGTTATCAACCATAGTTGCAACCAAACACTGGCAAAAGGCACTAAATTTATTGCGAGATATCAGATGGATAATTTGAATCCTGTTGAAGAAGAAATTATGATAGACAGAGATATATTGCCAGGTGAATTTTTTTCTTTTAATTTTAACAAACTTCCCATTATTACCCGTCAGGGAAGCGTGAGATTTACGGTTCAATTGCAAGATTATTGGGATAGTGATACTTCCAACAACCAATATGTTTTTTTCCTCAATAGGAATATAAATTTGACCGAGCACGATTTTCAGATCCAAAGATTGACAGTTACAGGCAATAGTTGTCCGGGTGGAACTGAGGGTTATCGCGCTTCACTTGTCGCAATCTACAATGGATGTACAACGGTGCCAAAGGGCAGCTCATTTGTTTTAAGTTTAAAAATGGAAGACAGCTTAGCCCATTATCCTTTTGTCAATGAGCGATCTGTTTTTCCCGGGGCTACCATGCGGCCACCTGCATTTATTATTCCAAGAGCCTTCCTTGGAATTAAAAAAGTGGAAGCAAATTTGATATGGTCGCCTGATACGACCCTTGACAACAATCAATCCAACTTTCAAATAGTCTATACGGATTTTACCTATAAAGAAGAAGTAGAGACTTTTACAAACGCTAGTTTTAATATTGAGAAAATTCAAGTCTATTCAGATTCTTTTTCCAATTATCAGATTCAAACGCTAAACGAACTTAATTCGGAAGCGTTTGTGGTATTTGGAAATGGGATTTTTACAGAATCAGGTGCATTGAGAATTAGATCCAATACAGATGCAAGCTCATTTTTAGACAGCAATGTACCATTTGTGACATCTATCTTTCTTTGCACGAATACCCAGGGTTTGGTACAACCCATTCTAGAATTTGATTTGTATCAAAAGTTAGGGGAATTGCAATTGTCCACCTATGGTCCTAGTAATGAATTTGGATCCATCTGCCGGGTTATTTACAGAAACAACCGAGGACAAACGATGCACAGTGAATTGTTTATGTTATCTCCCAATCAACTTTCAAAATTGGATAAGATAAGAAGTAATCTGCCTGATAGCAGCTCCTTGATTGAAATACAGATGCTCTGTCTTCATTCAAAAAAGGATGGCGATGGTAATTTAGATATTGAAAAAAGTGATTTGATCGCAGTGGATAATATAGTGATTGTTGAAGGAAGCACCTCCAACAAGGATGTAAACTTGCAAGAAAACATATTAGTTTCTCCAGTTCCTGTTCAAGATGTCTTAAGTCTATGGATTGGATCAGACGAAGTATCAATAAAGGAATGCAGAATTTTTGATCAAAATGGTAAATTGATGCAGATTTTCCGACTGGAGCAGAAATCCAATCCTGTCTCCATTCTAGTCGGTACATACCCTGCTGGAGTGTATCAAATTAAGTATTTCAACAACGATGGTTCCAGCCGGAGCATTAGATTTGTAAAGATATAAATTGAAAACTGTAAATAAATAAGACCTATATAATTCTTATTAAATAAAATATAGGTCTTATTCAATTTTCATTTATGAACTGAGTTCAAGAATTTTATTTATTTCAGATCTTGTACCTACAAAACTGTCATCAAAAAATTTAACAAGACCGGAATCCAGATCATATTTGGCACCAATGATTGCGATTTTTTCTTCGGCGATCAAATTTTCAAGTATGGGACTTCTGGAAATAATGGATTTAACCGACCTTGAAATGTTAATATCTGCTACATTTTCTACGAACACGGCGTTTTTAGAATTTCTTTTATTGATTTCAATGGTATCATTTTCCTCGTAAATGGCAGGTTGTATTTTTGACAACAATTCTGTCAGGTTCCCTAGCTCCACATGGTCACAAGCTCCTTTGATGGCTCCGCAATTGGTGTGCCCCAGAACGACAATTAATTTTGATCCTGCCACTTTACAAGCAAATTCTAAACTTCCTATAATATCTGTATTCACGACATTGCCTGCAATTCTAATGGAAAAAATGTCGCCCAGTCCTTGATCAAAAATAAGTTCGGCAGATGTTCTGCTATCAATACAGCTTAATATGACCGCAAATGGCCATTGTCCTTCTCTGGTTTCATTGGCTTGCCTTAAAAGATCTCTTTCAGCCATAAGATTTTTTACAAATCTCAAATTTCCTTCTTTTAAATATTCCAATGCCTTGATTGGTGTAATGCTGGATTGTGTTTCGAATGTATGTGCCTTCATGGTTAATCGTTTATTTATTTAGTGGTTACAAAAGAGTTTAGGTTTTCCAATTGATATTCCTCCTTAAATCCTTTTAACTCGACCTTTATTTCTTTTTCCAGGGAACCTATTTCGAGAAATTCCCGAATCAATTGTAAAACATCATGGTCAATGTAAAAGGTGTCAGTAGCATCAATAATGAGATGGCTGCCTTCCGGCATATGATTAAGAGTTTGTTTAATAGCAGCTTTGTTTAAAAAAGAAACTTCTTGTGCAAGCTTCATAGTGATCACATCGCCGGCTTGATATTCTTCTTTTTTGAAAAAATATGCCAGCTTTAAATTGGCTCTTAATATATAGAAAATAGCGACCACCAAACCAATGGCCACACCTTTAAGCAGGTCAGTAAGGACTACGGCTATTACGGTGACTATAAATGGAAAAAATTGATATTGTCCGGATTTGTACATTTTGGTAAATATGGATGGGCTGGCCAACTTATAGCCTATCATAATTAAAATCGCTGCTAAAGAAGCAAGAGGTATTTTATTTAAAATCGTGGGAATAGCGATCACTGAAATCAATAAAAGGATACCATGCGTTATGGTGGCCACCTTGGTCCTGCCTCCTGAATTTACATTGGCTGAGGAGCGAACGATGACTGAAGTCAACGGAATACCTCCAATCAAGCCACTGAAAATATTTCCAGTGCCTTGGGCAAACAATTCCCGATTGGTATTGGTGTATCTCTTGAGCGGATCCATTCGATCGCAAGCTTCAATGCAGAGGAGAGATTCTATGGATGCTACAATCGCTAGGGTAATGGCAGTGACCCATACTTCCGGTATTAAAACTGCATCAAAAGCCGGTAAGGTGAATTGGTCAATAAACCCATTAAATGAATCAGGTATGGGAAGACTTACCAAATGATCTTGTGTAATGACAAGGTCAGGATTAATACTTTTAAATAGTTCATTAATTAAAATTCCGAGAATGACCACCACCAATGCAGCAGGTACAGCTTTTAACTTTTTTAGAAAATCAATTTTAATAAATGCAATCAAAATCGCCAATGATGACACAGAAACAATGATAGCGCCAGGGTGTGAAAAATTAATTGCATCAATGATACCGGTAAATGTATTGTGGCCTGTTGCTTTTTCAATAAAAAAGAAGTCTCCTTCATTGTCTTTGTCATATCCGATGGCATGAGGTATTTGCTTGAGGATGATAATGATTCCAATGGCTGTCAGCATACCTTCAATCACATTGGTGGGAAAATAGTTAGAGACCGTTCCTGCTTTTATGGCACCCAGTATCATTTGGATGATACCTGCCAGAATAACAGCCGTCAAGAATACTTTGTAGTCTCCCAGGCTGGTGATTGCTACAAGAACAATCGCAGTTAAGCCGGCAGCGGGTCCAGATACACTGAGTTGACTATTGCTGACAAAGCCAACCACAATACCACCGACCACTCCGGAAATGATTCCTGCAAACAGAGGTGCGCCACTGGCCAGGGCAATGCCCAAACACAGTGGCAGGGCTATCAGGAAGACGACAACTCCGGCTTGAATGTCCGTGAAATAATTCAGATTTTTCTTAAGCATATCTTTCTATTGATGGTTTGAATGAAATGAAATAAATTTAAAAGACCTGGTCTTTTAAAATAAGAATAGATTAAAATAAATCGAAAATTAAAAAGCGCTGGCTTCCGGAGGAATTTCTCTAAGCAGGGTGTATTTGGAAGAATAAAGGTCCAAAATGAAGAAATGGCCTTTTATCAATTTAAGGGAAAAATATAGGAAGGAACCTGATAGAAAATGGATTGGAATATCAGTTGTTTCCAGTTCTGTAAAGCATTTGTGCGTGGGAGAGGATTCTTCCTGATTGGTCTCGGTGCTTTCAAATACTGATCTGCCGCTAAGGGGAAGAATGCAGCGATATCCAATGTCATAACACATCAGAAGAATAAGAGCGGTGGATATTAAGCGCAACACATCAGACTTAAGTCCAAAACAAGCCCAATTGTTTAGTCCACCAATTAAAATATTCACTTAAATATATTTAAATTAATGATTTTCAACAAATTAATATTTGATAAAATCGCTGAGTGCCCAATTAACGACTTGAATCGAAAAAATTACTCAGCAGTTTTGCTACCTGCTTACCGGCCACCGACTGCCACTCATCATAACCCGCTTTTTGGATATTGGACAAAGAACCAAAATGGGACAATAATTTTTTGGAAGTTTTAGGACCAATGCCCTTTATGTGGTCCATCTGGGAATGAATCATTTTTTTACTTCGTGTTTTGCGGTGAAATGAAATTCCAAAGCGATGTGCTTCGTTTCGCAATTGTTGAATAAGTCTAAGACTTTCTGATTTTTTATTGATATGCAGTGGAACCGGATCATCCGGGAAGTAAATTTCTTCCAATTTTTTTGCAATTCCGATGACCGTAATTTTATTTCTCAGATCTAATTTGTCGATGGATTTCATTGCAGAAGACAGTTGACCTTTCCCACCATCGATGATAATTAATTGTGGCAATTCCTGATTTTCTTCCAATAGACGTTTGTATCGTCGATGCACAATTTCTTCCATGGTAGAAAAATCATCTGGCCCTATTACAGTCTTCACATGGAAATGTCTATAATCTTTTTTGGAAGGCTTTGCATTTTTAAAAACTACACAAGCTGAGACAGGATTGGTGCCCTGAATATTTGAATTGTCAAAACACTCAATGTGCAAGGGAAGATTGGACATTTGCAAATCTAATTTAAGGGTGGTCAGAATTCGCTCGGCGGGAGATTGCTTTTTGATCTTGTTGATTAGTTCTTTTTTATATTGAAGCAAAGCATATTGTGCATTTTTTTCAGATAGTTCCAGAAGTTTTTTCTTATCACCCCTTTGCGGAATTTGAATTTGTGCGTTGCTATCAGATACAGAAACAGGCATGGGCACAAGTATTTCAGGTGCAAGTTGATCACATTGGCTTCTGATTTTATCAATGGCCAACGAAAGAATAATGGAAGGATCGTCGTCTAAGTTTTTTTCAGCCTCAATGGTAATCGTCTGATTGATCGCTCCATCGATTACTTTGATAAAGTTTATAAAGGCAAGGTCCTCACCAACCGCAATCGTAAAGACATCCACATTGCTGACCGAAGTACTCACCACTGTGGATCGACTTTGGTAATCCTCCATCGCAGATAGTTTGTCCTTCCATTCCTGGGCTTTTTCAAAATCCAAAATGGCAGCGTGCCGGTTCATTTCTTTGTGTATGAATTCCCTGACTGGTTTAAAATGTCCCCTTAGGATGTTCTTTATTTGGATCAGACGTTCGTTGTATTGTTCTTGTTTTTCCAAACCGGTGCAAGGGCCAAGACAATTTTTTATGTGATACTCGAGGCAGACTTTGTACTTTCCCTTGTTTATATGTTCCTTGCTTAAGTTGAGGGTACAGGTCCTTAGAGGAAAGAGTTTTTTAATCAGGTCTAAAATAGTTTCAGTTCTGAATTTGGAAGTATAAGGTCCAAAATAAACCGATCCGTCTTTTACTATTTTTCTGGTAAAGAAAACCCTGGAAAAAGGCTCATTCTTAATGCAAACATAGACATAAGTTTTACCATCTTTCAGCATCACATTGTACCGAGGTTGATTTTGCTTAATCAACATAGCTTCGAGTAACAAAGCATCATGTTCGGTATCTACCAGGGTATATTCTAATTTAGCCGCAACCTTGACCATGGTTCTTGTTTTTGCCGCAAGGTTTCTTCCATCGCCAAAATAGGAGCTAATTCGGTTTTTCAGATTTTTAGCTTTGCCAACATAAATGATGTTCTGGAATCGATCCATAAACCGATATACGCCCGGGTCAGACGGGAGTGAGGGCAATATTTCTCGATAATCTTCGTGGGTCATAATTGAGCCATAGATCCAAAAGATTTATTCTTTTGATACAATTTTATAATTTTTATAGGTAAACAAATGTTTGCCTTCAAATAGGTTTTTTTCAATCCAAGTCAAGATTTTGTACTTCCATTTTTCATGCTTCATTTTTTCTCTGATGGGTCTGTAGTCGCGTTCATAGTGCAATTGTTCTTTCCATGAAAATTTTGAAATAAAATGGTCCATTACCTTTGGGTGGGAGTCCTTAAAAACTGGGAGATTGCTCAGATTTCCATAGTCAAAAACATCCGGGCGTTGTTGATATATTTGGTCAATTCTATCAGGGTTGTGGTACATTTTGTCCATGGCCTTGGATTTGCTTTGCATGAGCTGGGGAGGTCTTACCCAACCATAATGGTATATTTCTGCCGGAAGCAATACCACATTCAGTTTCTCAGTGTGTTCTTTTTGACGGTAATGGACAAAATTTTCTGGCTTAATTTTTCGAAAGGATTGGGCGTCGCCCCAGGATCTGATGTCTGGCTTGTTTCTGATTATCCTCACTTCGTGCTGATACCATCCATGGTAATCAATATAATGATCGTAGTCTCCAAAGAAATGCTTGTATCGAAAGAGAAATCCATCTATTTCAGAATGATCGAGGTATTTATAAAGGGCATTTTGAACAGTTTGCAAATATTTTTCATGCAATAGCTCATCCGATTGGAGATAAAACAGCCAGTCTCCTGAGCATAAGTTTTTTGCAAGATCTGTTTGATGTGCATATTCAGTTCCATCCGGAAATTTTTCTGCGTCCCAAACTGTGTGAAAAACTTTAATTTTATCAGATGGAATACCTGAAAGCAGAGTTTCCGTTTGATCCCCAGCATCACAATTACCCAATGCAATCACAAATTCATCTACAATCGGAAGAATGGATTGAATGGATTCAATAAATGGATAATAAAACCTCGCGGTATTCCGCATGAAAGTAAAACCACTTATTTTCATTCAAATTTACTGTTTTGAAAATATCCATTTCGAAAGTTCTTTTAAACTCGCTTTTTTACCATACATTAAAATACCTGTTCTAAAAATTCTGGCAGCAATCCACACCACAAAATAGCTAAAAAAAGTGAGCAAAAGCAATGAAACTCCAATTTGCCACCACGGCGGATCAAAAGCAAGCAGTGCTGGCATAACAATGGGAGAAAACAATGGAAACATGCTGCTGAACATCGAAAGGCTGCTGTCAGGTTCGCGGATGCATTGGAACATAATGTAAATGGCCAAAATGATTGGAATACTGACAAACATTGTCAATGATTGTGAATCATTGATATCATCGCCGACTGCAGCCCCAATGGCTGCGAATAATGCGGCATAAATGACATATCCGCCAACGAAATACAATAGAAAAATGAAAAATATTTTGACCCAATTGAGGTTGGACAATTCACTAATGATGAGTTGCATGTCTTCCATTTTTTCCATTGCGTTGGAATCCATATTCGTACTCATGTTTTGTATTTGGGTCTGATCAAATCCAGCGAAATACAATACGCCAATGTAAATGAGTGGGATGAGTACAAGCCAGATCACTATCTGTGTAAGTCCCACTAATCCGACTCCAATGATTTTTCCGAGCATAAGCTCGGTGCTGCTTGCCGATGAAATAATGACTTCAACGATCCTGTTTACTTTTTCTTCGGTAACCGCTCTCATCACTGCTGCACCGTATAGGAATATAATAAAAAATATAATATACCCCATGATTCCCCCAAGGACGGTGGCAATCTTGGAAGTATAACTTGACTTGTCTTTTACATCGTCTCTGACAGGTTCAGGATCAATCAATATGTCGGTGTTTAATTTGTCGAGTTCTTCCTGGTTGAGATTGAGTTGGGCTATCTTGTGTTGACGGATGCTTTGGGTGAGATATTTATTTAATTTTGATTCCATCTCAATGTCAAGTGTTTGATCGGTGTAATAGTAGGTACTATAATGTTTGACATCGACTCCGTTGAATTGTGGCAACAACCAGACTGCATCCAGTTCAGCATTTCGGCATTGAGCTTTTAGACTGTCCAAAGGCAGATCAGATTTTGTAAACACAAATCTTTTGTTGCTTTCGGGCATTTTGATTTGAGTTCCGCTCTGATCAACAATGGCTACTTTGTAAATTTTGTCGCTTTCATGACTGAAAATAAAAACAATGACAATGAAAAAGAGCAAAAATCCCAAAGGAGTCAACAGGGTTGTTAGTATGAATTTCTTGTTTTTAACCCTGGTGGTATATTCTTTGTGAATAATAAGTCCTAATTTATTCATGGTTGGATTCGTTTACAGTGCGTATAAAAATATCGTTAAATGTGGGATAAATTTCTTTAAAGGAATAGATGGGTTTATTTTGAAGAATTAGGTGTTGCAAGATTTCGTTGGAACTACGACCATCGCCTACCCTGACCACAAGCACATCGTTTTCCTGTGAAACCAATTCTGCATATCCGTCTAAATGAATATTGGTCACATCTTTGGTAACAATTTCAAACAAATGCTCTTTGAATTGATGCCTTATTTCTTTTACTGGCCCTTGCAATACAGCTTTGCCTTTATTGATTAAAACGATTTGTTCGCAAAGTTCTTCAACTTGTTCCATGCGGTGCGTTGAAAACAAAATAGCTGCACCCTGATTTTTCAATTCAATGATTACGTCTTTTATCAAATTTGAATTGATGGGATCCAAACCTGAGAATGGTTCATCCAGTATGATCAAACTTGGATCGTGTACAACAGTAGCAATAAACTGAATTTTCTGGGACATACCTTTGGAGAGTTCATCTACTTTCTTATTCCACCAACTCATGATTTCAAATCGCTCCATCCAACTGGTTACTGATTTTTTGGCCTCATCGAAAGATCGCCCTTTTAATCGGCATAAATAGATCAACTGTTCTCCCACCTTCATTTTCTTATACAAACCTCTTTCTTCGGGCATGTATCCAATAGAAGGGTTTTGGAGTTTGTCGATCCGGTGGCCTTGCAATAAAACATCCCCTGAATCTGCTCTCGTAATTCCTGTAATAATTCTGATAAGAGAAGTTTTGCCAGCGCCGTTTGGTCCCAACAGACCAAATATACACGATTCTGGCACTTCAAAACTGACATGATCCACGGCTCTGAGTTGATCATAATCT
This window of the Saprospiraceae bacterium genome carries:
- a CDS encoding dihydroneopterin aldolase gives rise to the protein MRTIELNQLKFKVCHGLFKLEETVPQEFVLDIKLEMPSYLTYPIQLAETTDYTEVYPLIASIMHQREELIENLVLKINQQVLASFPEVVSIHCRITKWPALGGPGHVVFEARDCR
- a CDS encoding M4 family metallopeptidase, with the translated sequence MHRTVPFLMLILSALTELTSQSNYQVIRSHSLFSEHLTIRTQKPTGHTKQEMALTINEAMGIDAEWEFINSYVDPYEIEHHRFQQKEKGYSVLGKQMIVHIKNKIIFEISGKVLIDKVILPTALKTADEAFQMAQKYAGIPNRKNINLRKDQTQAPELVIINRNYPNEGGEYRLSWKVHIHEEVPHDLRKIFVDAENGELLLNMDLMMNCGGEKGKMHTLFHGVQDVETEKDGEVFITKDFSRGDGIVVRSVRGNYFQDDDNVWVEGHRDHINGAYDLFWGLQSTFDYFLNRFSRKGIDDKNIITQAILLDTGIYNNAFWDSNLKTLNFGLGNGTSVKPFTSVDIVAHEYAHGVTQFTAGLEYLYESGALNESFSDIFGKAVEHEYDGANFNWLLGNKIYANPNQAIRSMEDPNRFNNPKYYRGRFWVGGSSDNGGVHSNSGILNHWYFLLSEGGEGINEGNRSFKVRKMGIDTATLIAYHLLRDYLTPTSNYADARFSCLQMLASWWGLCSEQYLNVAEAWKAVGIGTNPLEGDVQLVTERTLFTVCRDGLVQLPSIVINHSCNQTLAKGTKFIARYQMDNLNPVEEEIMIDRDILPGEFFSFNFNKLPIITRQGSVRFTVQLQDYWDSDTSNNQYVFFLNRNINLTEHDFQIQRLTVTGNSCPGGTEGYRASLVAIYNGCTTVPKGSSFVLSLKMEDSLAHYPFVNERSVFPGATMRPPAFIIPRAFLGIKKVEANLIWSPDTTLDNNQSNFQIVYTDFTYKEEVETFTNASFNIEKIQVYSDSFSNYQIQTLNELNSEAFVVFGNGIFTESGALRIRSNTDASSFLDSNVPFVTSIFLCTNTQGLVQPILEFDLYQKLGELQLSTYGPSNEFGSICRVIYRNNRGQTMHSELFMLSPNQLSKLDKIRSNLPDSSSLIEIQMLCLHSKKDGDGNLDIEKSDLIAVDNIVIVEGSTSNKDVNLQENILVSPVPVQDVLSLWIGSDEVSIKECRIFDQNGKLMQIFRLEQKSNPVSILVGTYPAGVYQIKYFNNDGSSRSIRFVKI
- a CDS encoding carbonic anhydrase (macrophage inducible 5; Mig-5), yielding MKAHTFETQSSITPIKALEYLKEGNLRFVKNLMAERDLLRQANETREGQWPFAVILSCIDSRTSAELIFDQGLGDIFSIRIAGNVVNTDIIGSLEFACKVAGSKLIVVLGHTNCGAIKGACDHVELGNLTELLSKIQPAIYEENDTIEINKRNSKNAVFVENVADINISRSVKSIISRSPILENLIAEEKIAIIGAKYDLDSGLVKFFDDSFVGTRSEINKILELSS
- a CDS encoding SulP family inorganic anion transporter; translated protein: MLKKNLNYFTDIQAGVVVFLIALPLCLGIALASGAPLFAGIISGVVGGIVVGFVSNSQLSVSGPAAGLTAIVLVAITSLGDYKVFLTAVILAGIIQMILGAIKAGTVSNYFPTNVIEGMLTAIGIIIILKQIPHAIGYDKDNEGDFFFIEKATGHNTFTGIIDAINFSHPGAIIVSVSSLAILIAFIKIDFLKKLKAVPAALVVVILGILINELFKSINPDLVITQDHLVSLPIPDSFNGFIDQFTLPAFDAVLIPEVWVTAITLAIVASIESLLCIEACDRMDPLKRYTNTNRELFAQGTGNIFSGLIGGIPLTSVIVRSSANVNSGGRTKVATITHGILLLISVIAIPTILNKIPLASLAAILIMIGYKLASPSIFTKMYKSGQYQFFPFIVTVIAVVLTDLLKGVAIGLVVAIFYILRANLKLAYFFKKEEYQAGDVITMKLAQEVSFLNKAAIKQTLNHMPEGSHLIIDATDTFYIDHDVLQLIREFLEIGSLEKEIKVELKGFKEEYQLENLNSFVTTK
- a CDS encoding excinuclease ABC subunit C, producing MTHEDYREILPSLPSDPGVYRFMDRFQNIIYVGKAKNLKNRISSYFGDGRNLAAKTRTMVKVAAKLEYTLVDTEHDALLLEAMLIKQNQPRYNVMLKDGKTYVYVCIKNEPFSRVFFTRKIVKDGSVYFGPYTSKFRTETILDLIKKLFPLRTCTLNLSKEHINKGKYKVCLEYHIKNCLGPCTGLEKQEQYNERLIQIKNILRGHFKPVREFIHKEMNRHAAILDFEKAQEWKDKLSAMEDYQSRSTVVSTSVSNVDVFTIAVGEDLAFINFIKVIDGAINQTITIEAEKNLDDDPSIILSLAIDKIRSQCDQLAPEILVPMPVSVSDSNAQIQIPQRGDKKKLLELSEKNAQYALLQYKKELINKIKKQSPAERILTTLKLDLQMSNLPLHIECFDNSNIQGTNPVSACVVFKNAKPSKKDYRHFHVKTVIGPDDFSTMEEIVHRRYKRLLEENQELPQLIIIDGGKGQLSSAMKSIDKLDLRNKITVIGIAKKLEEIYFPDDPVPLHINKKSESLRLIQQLRNEAHRFGISFHRKTRSKKMIHSQMDHIKGIGPKTSKKLLSHFGSLSNIQKAGYDEWQSVAGKQVAKLLSNFFDSSR
- a CDS encoding ABC transporter permease codes for the protein MNKLGLIIHKEYTTRVKNKKFILTTLLTPLGFLLFFIVIVFIFSHESDKIYKVAIVDQSGTQIKMPESNKRFVFTKSDLPLDSLKAQCRNAELDAVWLLPQFNGVDVKHYSTYYYTDQTLDIEMESKLNKYLTQSIRQHKIAQLNLNQEELDKLNTDILIDPEPVRDDVKDKSSYTSKIATVLGGIMGYIIFFIIFLYGAAVMRAVTEEKVNRIVEVIISSASSTELMLGKIIGVGLVGLTQIVIWLVLIPLIYIGVLYFAGFDQTQIQNMSTNMDSNAMEKMEDMQLIISELSNLNWVKIFFIFLLYFVGGYVIYAALFAAIGAAVGDDINDSQSLTMFVSIPIILAIYIMFQCIREPDSSLSMFSSMFPLFSPIVMPALLAFDPPWWQIGVSLLLLTFFSYFVVWIAARIFRTGILMYGKKASLKELSKWIFSKQ
- a CDS encoding ATP-binding cassette domain-containing protein; translated protein: MKDLLKLYRVVKDYDQLRAVDHVSFEVPESCIFGLLGPNGAGKTSLIRIITGITRADSGDVLLQGHRIDKLQNPSIGYMPEERGLYKKMKVGEQLIYLCRLKGRSFDEAKKSVTSWMERFEIMSWWNKKVDELSKGMSQKIQFIATVVHDPSLIILDEPFSGLDPINSNLIKDVIIELKNQGAAILFSTHRMEQVEELCEQIVLINKGKAVLQGPVKEIRHQFKEHLFEIVTKDVTNIHLDGYAELVSQENDVLVVRVGDGRSSNEILQHLILQNKPIYSFKEIYPTFNDIFIRTVNESNHE